ttcatttgatactcattttgatgagttttttaaaatatatatatattgcgcCATTTCAAATGtgatctactaatcaagcccttttatttgatcccatattgatgggattctggaaaaatatgtaatccgccattctgtAGCGGCTGcctttttggatttgcatttttcacaaacgATGAGCAGGGGCTGAACGTTGATACTTTTTACtgttgcaatcgtcgttcaagtttGATGCTCCTTGATGTTCAATTGTTCTGCAGGTTTCCcatcgtccagtggatttttttcctCTTGTTGTTCTcctactgaatcaatatcatcatcgtcaaaGTTAATCAAGTCAGAAGTTGGTCAAAGTTGATCAAGTCAGGAACAAATCTGCATGTACGAAACgtccaaacatacaaatatattttcgagCAACATTTAGAAGCGGCACAAAGGCAAATATTAATTatggtgtaaaaataaaaattatcgaaattaccgaaattaccggttactGATTGTAAATATACCAGTAATTCAGTAATagaaaatgacccggtattaccggtaaaacagATAACGTttaaaccggttaacaatccctaattgatatattgacaataagCAATATTAAACAGCTTACTGATGTGCATATGATCTCTCACTGAATGAATGTTTTAGATCTCGCTTTTGTCATCCCGTTGAGGTCATCGGAAGTGTGGCCTGAAAATGAGAAtgtgtaaaattgcatgaaccAAGAAAGCTGTTTCAATGTTGGAAAGTGATTTCTATATGAAGAGTGTCACGATTTGGTCACACAACAATCTAtgaaaatttttgaactaaaaaaacaattttaaatttcaaaaatcaaaaaaaaaattaagctaAGCTTAGCTTAGAATCTGATAGCAGagtgaaataaaatttaaacttGGTCATTCTGAAACTTAGTTACCGAATGACCaagtttaaattttatttaactcTGCTATCAGATTCTGTACATccaacttttccaatttgttcGACGCAGAACGCCTTAAAACTGCATTCGCTTCCAACAGTTTTTGGGTCTTCTTAAGGTTTCGCTTGATGATGGTCCAATTTCTCTCGATAGGGTGGCGAAACTATGACTTGTTGGGCACCACCTGCACGTTGCTGATGGCATATCACTCCATGGCTTTTGTTCCGTAATGGAGGTATGAAAGCCAGCAGATCTTTTTTCAAGACACTCTTTAACGTAAATTCTCTGGTCGGTCGTCCCGGTTGTAATGAGCATATCGCACAGGAACAGACAGTCTCCAAAACTAGATATTTATTAGTGAACTTCGAGGATTTAATATGGTTGAATCATATCACTTTTGCCCAGAGAGCTGTTGGTCTGTCTGTCTTGACATAGGATTCACCGACCATCAccaagttttgttttgtttatcgtCGCGATTTGGAGTTACTATCTTCTTATAAGTCATCAATTTTAATTACGTTGATGAGAATTGATTTATCTACTTCTAACGATTTTACTAAATCGAAGTGTTAATAGTTTGAATTTTTGCGATGCACAAGCATTATTTTGATGTACTTccgagcaatttttttttaattctttatttttgagactttcagcctcctgggctggttcgtctcagaacTTCCGAGCAAGAACGCCATTTTGATAACCGAagatcaaatgtcaaatttaaaatagtgacaTCATTCGGCACTCCGAAATTTACAAAATGAGCATGATTAACAATTATAATTATTCGACTAAATTTTGATCATAACACCCTTCATAgataattagaaaaaaaaaaactatggtcCTCTATACAAGTACTATTGATGTCTATTAGAAGCGGTAACGAGTAGAATTCAATAGAATCATGAATCTAAAATTTAAATCTAGAATCTATCGAAGGTTCTCCATTCTAGGGTACTAAGTAATCATctacaaaataataaaacacgCGTTCGTTGTGAAATCACACATTCGCGAAGGGTGTAAACAATTTCGGCGATCCATTTGTGATACTTCGTAAACGAACTAACGCCAATATATGCCCTCTCACCGAAACTAGGCTCCATTAAATTGCACCTCGCTTAGCTCGACGGCTCATTCGGGTGGCGCAGTTCGCGCAAGTTTGTTCTTCTTGTAGGGTGAACTCTCCGGTTTGCTGGCAATTCATCGAACCATCAAGCGAAACATCACCCTCGAGCTCACACCAAAAATAAACATCCACCCAAGAGCCACGGAGAAGCTAGGCGTTAAGTGTTGTTGGCTCGAATTTTAAGATATgatttaattaataattttatataacGTTTTCCGACAAACCGCAAGCAATTTCCATTGATTTTTGCGACCAATTATCCCCACAGCCCCAGAGCTAATGGGGGGAAATCACCAATTTGAAGTTGTCTTTGAAGGCCTTGCCGCGGTATGATTGCGCTAACCGAGCATCAAAGAATCGCACCGTCCGCCCGGCCAAATTTTGCGCGGGGTGTAGAAGTAAAAAGACACTCATAAAACGTTTTTTGGGCGGCTAATTCGTGGTGAAGGCTTCCAGAGAGCCACGAAAGGTATGTTCGTACAAATGTGAGGAGAGATATTTTTTCCGGGTGTTTGCTGGTAGTGCGTATAAATAATACTGCAACCAGCTGAAACAATATCAGTGATTTGTGTCATTCCAACTGCGGTGCAGCAATGAGATTTGTGAGTATGGAATGTAGAATTGGGTGCTGTGCGTGTGGCTAAGGTGAAGAATGTTTTCTCCGTTGCAGCTTGTCATACTGTTAGCTCCGGCCATGATCGTGAATGCGGCCATCGATACCAAGCGGGTGAAGAATGCGGACGTTGAGATTGTCCAAAAGCAATTGTACCATAACAAAGATGGCAGCTTCAAACATGGCTTCGAGACGTCCAATGGAATCACGGTGGAGGAGGAAGGATTTATCGGAACGGTTGGTAGAAACGACGAAAAGGGCACTGTTATACGCGGTTCATACTCCTACCTGGATCCAGATGGTGTACCAGTGTCAATAACCTACCGTGCGGATGAGAATGGCTTTCACGCCCAAGGCACGCGCATTCCAACTCCACCCCCACTTCCGAAGGCACTGAAAGATGCCTTCGCGAAGGCCAATAAACGGCCGGAACCGCTGGTGCAGGTCATCCACGAAGGTGTCCACTACAGCCGACCGGACGTGTACAACAAGCTGTGaaccgacgaaaaaaaaaagaactagtGAATATTTAAACTCCTCTAGCTGTGATTGCTTTGCGTGATAGTGGTCGGAGCTAGGCGACTGGGATCTCCAGCATTCCAAAGAGTGAATTATTAATAATCATTTTGTAAACGCTCGTAAACGCGTGATAGGTAGTTCGAATATCGTAATTCCAATTGTATAAGATGTTAAACGACCAACTCAACGAAAAAATCGTTAAAGAATCTTCGTAAATCTAATGTACTGCAATATTTGTATGCAATTCCAAAGATGTGATACTCATAAAAAAGTATTCAGCTGCTAGTTCCGTTATACATTTCCTTTAGTGCGATgttccgaattcaattttgtgttgcCCCTGAACCCTActttaaacaactttttttgcacTCTTTGCAGTATattaattaagaaataaaacatCCTTCATTGAGAAGCTTTTCGTGAGGGCAACCACTGTTCGAGATAATATGATTTCATTTCAAAAAACGTGATGATAATAAAACACGACAGAATTGCAAGATAAAGTAAAAAATAATGATGAATGATATCTGTAGTACCAATTTCCTTTTAAAAAATTATCTACAGGTGAAGATAGAATAGAAGCAGAAAACCATGGTAACGAAAGGGCCGAGCTAGACTTGTTTAAGGTGTTCTTCACTATACACTTTTGCAGGTATTTTTTCCGGACTGCGGGCCGGTCACCACATTTATTCAGCTTTTCGAGTCTCTTAGCAAGAATCTTTTAGCCGAACTGGGGTGGATACTAGCGTTGTCTCGCGGTATGCTTCGATGATAATTCGGTTCATACGGAACTTCAATTTGATCTGCCAACTTCACCTTGCAATATGCGAATGCCAGATGCAGCTTCCCAGTCGCGCTGCACCCAATCCACAACATTGAAGTTCCTCCTTCGGAATTGTAACTAGAATTGCGATCCGGATCATTTCGTAGAATTTGTCAATAACCCCTAAATCCATCGGGTCCATTACAgctttatttttcatcaaaaaaaaaaatctacaaaggaagataaacatcaaaataatttaaaactTTGTAAAAACAGGAATAAACGGAAGCttaacgtaggactgtgattattcgaaaacattatttttaattgttcagataccgttctgaattatatttcggacgcttaaagcATATGGtgcagatctaaactttatccACAGGTATTATATGGTCGATACTTTTTATAAactagttcaatatgcttttaaactTTCTACTTCGTCTGGCCTATTTgattacataaaaaaatcatcgaataaaatgcgaataaaaagagcgaaagaacgctTCAAAGGAATTAATTCACTTAGGTGAACGGTTAGCAACAGTGTCGTCCGTCAAAGTGAACTGCTTTGCTCGTCCATAGTCTGGTTTCCTTATTCATTCAACCTTTTTTTAGTTGCGGACAAGGTGAGTCgtgggtattctagtgtagagacacgaattttggACGCTTTGCGAGCTCTGAACAAGTAAACAGAGAATATTTTTAATATCCATTATTTCATTGTTCGATTGttcatctttcaacaataaaaaaatatattaaaaaatggAATAGTTACAAGATGGTGAAGTGAGAGGTTCTATCAAGCTAATTGACTGAaacaatttcgtagtcctacgtcgacaATGCGGTCATGTTCTAGACACAATTCTCCaatacattctttttttttttttgagaggctttgaactttgcagttcattcgcgtGTAAACACaatttctttcttctttctttgtttttaacttttaacttttaattcattcgcctctaaaaacacaattcaattcaattctttgttttaGAGAGGtttcaaactttgcagttcattcgcctctaatggtctcaaaacatattttttttatactatacttgaTATGGGACCGGTACCGCTAGCGATGGATGACTGTAAAATGATTCAATTAGTTGTTGGGTTTTTGATCTGTGAATAAACAGCAAATTGTGATGATGTTCCGAATTacagaggcttcaaactttctcagttcattcgtctctagccttaaaAAGGTCAATGTAGAAAACTCGCACGATTTTCTCGTCATTCTTTTGGTGTTCAAATCATCGGAATCCGTCTACAGAAAGAATAGTTATTGATGTAAAGCTATTCAAAAACGTTAACTCATTAAAAATCAACTGAATTCGCAAAACAAAAATCTTAAAACGCCTATTTTATAAAATACTgctttaattatttcatttcaaTCATTATTTCGATAATatacaagtgttttttttctggAGCATTGTGATGTCTTCGAATTGTTTGTTGCTCTTACTATCGAGTGCTCAAACATTAATATTTTAATGAACAATCATCACCAAAAATTTAAGtatttcaattatatttttacacAATTGATTTGTAGGTAAACAAATGGTATCATTTTTATCGGCTGTGTGGTttaaacattttgttttccgaaacaaatgaaaaaatatgtaagttattttattttaaaaaaatatccgtAGACTGGATCATAAAACGTTGAATCCAATCGTTTGATGCGTTCCAACACTGCTTTCGGTTGCTCTCGTTAACCACGTGTACAATGAcaatattgggcctgatcacgaacgtcacttcacagtGAAAACAGAATGAAATGCATACAAACTGCATacaatttatttcgttttcaccgtgaagtgacgctcGTGATCAATCCCATTGTGTGCATCAAGTGTTTGTTAATAAAACCGATacaaattgaggggcttagaacgaaaggggtgtaagtgatttgatcgatttctctacatcgactctctcttttggtcataacttagctgcaaatacattcccagctgtatttgacaatgtggaagataggtcagaacctcatctaacggattgtatagcaaacttaaattggaacgtttttgcagttgagttattaactaaataaaaagttgatgaagagaaatcgatcaagtcacttacacaccTTGCATTCTGAGTCCCTCAATTATAACACGCAAGTGTGATTTTTCGGAATATATTACTTAATACTTGTGTACATCGGACACTGAACGAAATGTCATCAAATTTGAACCAATGTGGAAAGAGTCGGTCAACAGATGGCGTTTGAAGAAGAGAGAATATATCCAATGTTTCCAgctaaaaactatttttatattatactagAACAATATTTCGGCGTTTCGATAGTTGATTGGGCAATAACAACATAGCATCAGATCAAAATATATTACACTATAAAAATATGATCATTTATATAACATTCTCATAGACTCTATTGTTTCATATATTAGATTTCATTAAAATATATCGTATTTGAACAAATAACAAACATATAATACAAAAAGCACGGTTAATAATTTCGCTCGAGAATGTCTTTTAACAGCAAtcaaaataatacaaaaaattcTACAGGAATAAAACTCCCCGAGTAGTCTACATTGCATTACGAACAATACAATTTAAGATATTTGGGATCTAAATATTAGGTTTACAATTTTGATAATAATGTTATTGAAAAATTTGGGACGAGAGATTTCAAATGGCTAGTTATTAATTTTAGTAGTACCTATAAATTTTGGGATGAGGATTATAAGACCAATAACTGCGTCTTTCGCCACTGCCACCTCCGCCCCAACCTCCCTCACCACTGCCTCCTTCACCGCTGCCACCTTCTCCGCTACCTCCTTCGCCACTTCCACCCTCACCACTGCCTCCTTCTCCACTGCCTCCTTCACCACTACCATCTTCTCCGCTACCTCCTTCTCCGCTTCCACCTTCGCCGCTTCCTCCTTCACCACTACCGCCTTCTCCACTGCCGCCTTCTCCACTGCCTCCTTCACCACTGCCTCCTTCACCACTGCCTCCTTCTCCGCTGCCAGCTTCTCCGCTGCCACCTTCCCCGCTTCCACCCTCACCGCTACCGCCCTCTCCACTTCCACCTTCTCCGCTACCGCCGCCTTCACCACTACCGCCACCACCCTCACCGCTACCGTCTCCACCCCCTTCCCCACTACCATCTCCACCTCCTTCGCCGCTGCCTCCCCCTTCGCCACTTCCACCTCCTTCTCCACTGCCACCTCCCTCTCCGCCGCCGCCTTCTCCACTGCCGCCTCCCTCTCCGCCGCCACCTTCACCACCGCCTCCGccgtggtgatgatgatgatggtgatgatgatgaccaTGATCATGATCCCCCGTTGAAGGAATATGTATTCCATGGGCCTGGAAACCGTTGTGATCGGCGGAGTAGCTCACGGAAACCTTAACCCCATCCGGATCGGTATAGGAGTACGACCCGTGGGCAAACGTTCCCTTCTCGCCCTTCTCCCCAGCCGGCTTGATGACACCCTCCTCGTGCACCTTGATACCGTGAGCCGTTTCGTAGCCGTACTTGTAGCTACCGTCGTGATGATGCTCCGATTCACTGTGCACGATCTTGATATGTTCCTTCTTGCACTCCTTGTGTCCATGGTCGTGTTCTTCTTCCTCCTCGCGCTTCTTGTAGTCGGACTTGAGGGCCAACACGTCGACCACGAGCAGGACAATCAGTACTATGAGCTGTGTAAATAGTGTGGATGGTTGATGAGAGGTACCGTGAGGAAAAAAAGGGAATATGAACACTTACAAATTTCATTTTTGCACCTGAACCGCCTGAACACACCATGGCATGTGGAATGAGTTTGTCGTTTGTCGATAGTGAACTGATGCCAATTTGAATCAGTGCATTTCTTTTTATACTGCATGAAACTGCATCGGAATTCGATGATCGATAATTTGGGGAAAACGATTGATAAACTCATTACATTTTCCCCCCATGCGCCGCGTGAAATCACGAATGGCATAGcacaaaaattgataaattcgAAAATGTGTTGACCAATCATTGAGAGGAGATATGATTATTCACAAGTCGGTTAAATTGCGGAAATAGGATAATCTCATCGCAACAAATCGCCGGGCTATAGCCCATAAAAATACTCTGTGAACATTCAGAGTATCATACaaaaaaatgaagaatatgTACCTTCTAAATAAATATCTAGTTCTAGTGTGGTAATAGTTTTTTTGGCTGTGAAACCGTGATTCATAACATGATTCTGCGAGCCGCTCTTTTGTAAACACAGAAGTAATTGTGCAAAACGGTACATTAAACGGGAACATGGTTCAACGTGGCATCCGGAATAACATGACCAGATAATTCTACCGTTCGGCCCGTCGAATGATTTGAAATGTCATTGAACCATATTCGAAAATATTGCATGTTTCGCTTCCGTCTTTGCATGTTTTGTTCCTAGCTAAGAGCATTGCAAACAATTATATGATAATTGGGTGCCAATTATATTTGGCATTCACACTGGTGACCTGATTTTTGTGCACTCTGCTTGGAGATCTGATCAAAAGTATAGGCGTGTGAGTATAAGAGAAACAAAAAATGTGACAACACTAACGAATCCATTTGAGCAATTTAAACCAATAGTGCAAACAAAGTGCATTACTGAGTTGCTTTGAACATATTTTTCTTCGACTTCCAATTTACCATTTTCTGTTGTTCTTTCAATTCTTCAATAACCTCATATAAATCTCAGTATTGTCAATCCACGTTCATGGACATCACATGTGATTCTGGTTTCTTCTACTATCTAGCGATAACACGAACCGGCATCAAGTGACGTGTCGCTGGTAATTCGAAATTGAAGTGAACATAAGATCTTCTATTCTTCTAACAGAATACCTATTTTGAAATAGCCACAACAGTATTGGAACTTTCGTTTTTTCAAATGATGCATCCCATGACTCATCGTGTTACGAGTTTATTTTGTGTTACGAATTATCTAAGAGTTCTGATTGACAGAAGGGATAACCAGAAGATGTTTTTGGAAGGCCTTGGATCTTTGATTTCAAAGGTTATCGTCGTTATCTCTCATGTTTAACTTGAGGAGAGAACTATCCCAATGTCGGTTAACATATAAAACGCGATCAATCTGCTATTGATCTGAAGCTAGGTTAGATAAAAGAGAAAGTCGTGATTGGCAGAAAATTATTCAATCCGGGTTTTGTATAGAATAGAAACGACTGAGTCGATTGGTCTGGAATTTACATGTGGGCGACATCGATCAGCTTCTCTAACCATCTCTCTCTACCGCCTTcgttaaattcaattgaattataTGTTCAACCAAAAATAAATACAGGGGTTAAACGATTAAAATTTGGTCGAAGAAAAATCATCTTATTATTCTTATAGTAATTCAACAAATATTATACCACTCTTACTTTTTATACTCAAATACTCACTGGAGCTTCCGCTTAACTTGTACTCATCTAGTTGACGAGTTGTGTGGTGTCATCAACCGTAGTAGCAATGTTTCGGAGTGGGGAATAGTGACGGGTTCTGGCTGTCAATTGAATAACAAATTTCAACCGTGTGTTGGGGGAGGGCAACATAACAAATTATGCCTGTTGATTTGATAGCCCCTATCCCCGGAGGGGGCCACTGGGTGAAAGCAAACAACAATTTGTTTAAAGTGTTCCTTTGCTCCAGCTAGCAGGGAGTTATCGATGCAACACGCTGTCGCCTCGTGATAACGTTGTGTATAGTGCACTGTTGGTCCTACGACACATATAGGGGAAAGTGGTGCTTGTTCgtgcaatattttttctttgtaaaAGACATTTCCAGCCGCGTCTGATTCATCTCTAAACCTGTAATAAAAGAAGTGCTGAAAAAAACATTATCTATGAGAAAATCTGCAGAAAAATACGATATGAAACCTTCAATCATTGAGTTTTTCCGTATTCCAAAAACTTGGAGAAAAGCCAAATACTCCGTGCACGCTCTTTTAGCTTCACGCTCATTCGTTTTATCCTTCATATTGAACCGTTCCCAATCATCAATTCCAGAGGCGGATCGTGACATTTGCTACTATACTATTATACTTATCTACGCTTCTTTTAATATAACTTTTTCGAGGACGGTCAGAAACAATCCATGTCGGTGAAATGAAACACATgaaactttcaattgaaagtgCGAGTGTTCCTTCGCGTGCGAATTTAAACTCCTTCGCGATGAAAATTGATATAGCCCTTTCGAGCTGAAGCTTCTGCTTCTCAAATTGAAACGAAAGGATAGCAGAAATGGACGAAACAaaagaataataaaaatcaacCGAAAATTACTGTGGCTGAACTGAAAcagtaataagtaataaaatcattttcattttatggTATCGTCCATACTTTTGTTGATCATTTACGAATGTACGACCACCTAGAACATCGTTAATAACGGCTTCTTGAAAATATTTAAAACCAGTGACACCACAAATgacaaaaatacaattttaacCTATAAAAAACGAAGCCAACTTATCAAAGTAAGTATTTGTACCCAAAACTCTGGAATGGATAAACTTAATAGTATAGAACAAAAAACAGTTGGAAGAtagtgtccgagacacgaccgcatagttaacATAGGACTTCGATAAGCCGCAGTCGCAGTCGATCACTCACAACAGTAGCATCCGTGCTGCTGATAGCTTCATCTTATGGTTTGTTTGTATCGTAGAGGTATCATTCGTCTCTTAATACCTACTCctagagatgccaaccttcttgatttttcaggatttcctgacaaacactcaattttccctgatttttattaaatgatcctgatttttcttgattttttactttttgctttatcagaaaaaaaaacatataaatatactgggagttttgctggttgtgtatgagaactgtcataatagtctacattaaaaagGCTTTCCGGTCTGCGCTTATATAATGCTTACCCTTCCTTTCGATTATACTTTATCTGTTCGCATTTTCGAAGGTACAGGtcgacattttttgaattttgaagtaAACGTGAAGGAAATATCATCTATAAGAATCATATGCCCGAAGGttctcgcaattcaatttcaataaaacgAAGATTAGAAACAGATTTAGAACGGAAACGAGGAATGGAATATTAACGACCAAGAATTATgtacagttaaataaaaacatatcGTTTCATTACATTTTCGCAGCAAATAACATCCAAGTATAACAATCGATGTACAAGAAGTTTAGAACTAAGAACGTGTAAGcatctttttttattaaactgtaaTTACTTTTAAAAAGagttttatttcttgaagaatatATATTGAATTGTTTGTAAAGCAAGCAGTTGCAAGAATGATtcgtgagacacgacaaatgaattagcaaGTTCACTTCATATGTTTAAAATCTCCGTTCATGTGAATCAGTTGAAACTtggttacgtaaatcgttacaacttgtgcgtttcatctatgcatcgatttttttaaagcaaattGTGGTGGGTGATGAAAACGAGTAATTTTAAACAATCCGGCTGACCCGGTCttcacctgaaaaaaaattatgatctggttcaggtggtattggagaggaattctgtattgtgagcttctaccaagcaaccagtcgatatattcccacaaatactgctcgcaactggacaaattagcttccataattagataatgtttagaattgttaggctacctgaaagatttcagaacttcctgaattgattgaaaaacaacACTGTACatatgaaattcaaaaaataatatttttgttttctcaaaaatgggtacgaactttccggacaacccaatatgagctatcctgattttccctgattttttttttcattctccctgatttttcaaaaaaaaatagttggcaaccctgcctatTCCTATCTCTGGCGAGTTGTTtcatattacttcgctcggatgTGAGAGTGCTCGCTTTTTATTTTAGTATCCAAGATCGTTGATCACGGATTTTATTCTGGATTCTCGG
The Toxorhynchites rutilus septentrionalis strain SRP chromosome 2, ASM2978413v1, whole genome shotgun sequence genome window above contains:
- the LOC129764634 gene encoding cuticle protein CP14.6-like, whose amino-acid sequence is MRFLVILLAPAMIVNAAIDTKRVKNADVEIVQKQLYHNKDGSFKHGFETSNGITVEEEGFIGTVGRNDEKGTVIRGSYSYLDPDGVPVSITYRADENGFHAQGTRIPTPPPLPKALKDAFAKANKRPEPLVQVIHEGVHYSRPDVYNKL